Proteins encoded in a region of the Pocillopora verrucosa isolate sample1 chromosome 11, ASM3666991v2, whole genome shotgun sequence genome:
- the LOC131800138 gene encoding galanin receptor type 1 has protein sequence MVPTMKESTSFSVQEHTSAACVLINGSTFSENPTTDVLVGESPEFKTSKLFLYFIILAFSSLGNGLVFCLISCNRRLRQASSNRLLLNLSACDFLTPLLSIPFDLALEERSYMWPYGAIMCRMLWPATTFTATASALTLAGISLDRFRLLMHPFTPRLTKRQITFLISSVHILSAVVVVPYVIVLKLEDHNCGEAWPNFTSRQAYTVILFLVQYALPLSFMTAMYTLALTKLYNVTSNTTKMRSRGEIHRDRESNNSTERGRGVVRKISSRVAKSMRRGFEVESNVRVTKLFIVIVAIFAVFMLPNQVLWLWSDFGGGHTHQDLNSIKIICWLFTYTNCVCNPVIFIIFCKEFRAELAKIPKKLCSNGPRPQLSLSRSSGPPTQCIPMIECVSSPNHYQSLDDK, from the exons ATGGTTCCAACCATGAAAGAGAGCACAAGTTTCAGCGTACAAGAACATACCAGTGCAGCATGTGTTTTGATAAATGGATCGACATTTTCCGAGAACCCGACAACGGACGTTTTGGTCGGCGAATCACCAGAATTCAAAACTTCCaagttatttttgtatttcatcATTTTAGCGTTCAGTTCACTTGGCAATGGACTAgtcttttgtttaatttcctGCAATCGCCGGCTTCGTCAAGCTTCGTCGAACAGGTTGTTGTTAAATCTGAGTGCTTGCGATTTTCTAACGCCATTATTGAGCATCCCGTTCGATTTAGCTCTGGAGGAACGTAGTTACATGTGGCCTTACGGCGCGATAATGTGTCGAATGTTGTGGCCAGCAACGACATTTACAGCTACAGCCTCTGCCTTAACCTTGGCGGGCATTTCTTTAGACAG ATTCCGCCTTCTAATGCACCCCTTTACCCCGCGTCTTACGAAAAGACAGATAACCTTTCTCATCTCAAGCGTTCATATTCTGTCAGCGGTTGTGGTGGTACCCTATGTCATCGTCTTAAAACTTGAAGATCACAATTGCGGGGAAGCATGGCCAAACTTCACCTCCAGACAAGCCTATACGGTAATCTTGTTCCTGGTACAGTACGCATTGCCTCTCAGCTTTATGACAGCCATGTATACATTGGCGTTGACGAAACTATATAATGTGACCAGTAACACGACTAAGATGCGCTCAAGGGGAGAAATACACCGAGATCGCGAGAGCAACAACAGCACAGAGAGAGGTAGGGGAGTGGTTCGGAAGATAAGCTCTCGCGTGGCTAAGAGCATGAGGCGTGGTTTCGAGGTGGAGTCGAATGTACGGGTGACAAAACTTTTCATCGTTATTGTTGCAATTTTCGCCGTCTTTATGCTGCCCAACCAGGTACTCTGGTTATGGTCAGATTTTGGCGGAGGACACACACACCAGGATTTGAACTCAATTAAGATTATCTGTTGGCTTTTCACGTACACTAATTGTGTTTGCAATCCtgttatttttataatattttgtaaGGAATTTCGAGCAGAGTTAGCAAAgattccaaagaaactgtgttcGAACGGTCCCAGACCCCAGCTCAGCCTATCGCGGTCGAGTGGGCCTCCAACCCAGTGTATACCAATGATAGAATGCGTTTCCTCACCAAACCATTACCAGTCCCTAGACGATAAATGA